The window ACAGGTTTGGAGCCCGAACCACAAGACGACGCCGGTGACGCGCGACGGAATGCAGGTGTGGACGTGGACCTCCTCGCAGACCAAGGCCAGCGCACGTGACGAGAACGACAAGATGACCGCGGCCGAGGTGAAGGATTCTGACGAGGACGCCGACGGACGCAAGCTGCCAAGCGTGGCATGGACCACCTTCCATAGCTGGGCCGAGGTCGGAGACTGGTACCGAAGTCTGGCAGAGCAGCGCCTCCAGCCTACCGCCAGCGTGCGAGCCAAAGCCGATGAGCTGACCAAAAATGCGAAGGCACCTCAGGAACAGGCAGAGGTGCTCTATCGCTTCGTTGCGACGCAGATCCGCTACATCTCGCTCTCGTTCGGTGTTGGCCGCTTCCAGCCACATACACCTGACGAGGTGCTGGACCACGGTTACGGCGATTGCAAGGACAAGGACACTCTGTTGGAGAGCCTGCTGCGCGCGAAAGGGATGACCACGGCACCCGTGCTGATCGGGGCGGGGATTGCGCCGGTAATGGATGTGCCATCACCCTCGGTCTTCAACCACGCCATCACGACAGTCGAACTGCCTGACGCAGCAGGCAAGCCGGAGCGAGTCTGGCTCGATTCCACCGCTGAGGTCGCACCCTTCCGCGTGCTCATGCCCGTCATCCGAGACCAGCAGGCGCTCGTCATCCCGGATAAGGCTCCGGCCGCAATGGAGAAGACTCCGGCGAACCCGCCCTATGCCTATCACGAAGACTTTGTCGCCGAGGGCACGCTGAACAGTGACGGCCTGCTGAAGAGCCACATGGTATTGACCGCGAGATCTGACACTGAGCTGGAGTTGCGCTCCATGATGCAGCGGCTATCACCTGCGCAATGGGATGACGCGATGCAGTACCTCTCGGGGGCAATGGGGTTTAGCGGTAAGGTGAGCGGCACGGACATGCGCCAGACCGACGCAGCTGCGCCGGTGAAGATCACCTACGATTACAGCCGCGAGAAGTACGCTGGGTGGGAGAACAATCAATCGTTGCCTCTTTTTCCCACCGTTGAACTCACTCTTGTGAACGAAGAGAAGGCGCCCGAACACGATATCGACCTTGGCGCACAGCGTACCGTCGAGGCTCACAGTACCATGGCGCTCCCCGCGGGCTATCGTGCAGAGCTGCCCGACGCGGTTCATGTCTCCCGGGAGTTCGCTAGCTACGACAAGACATATCGTTTTATCGACGGGAAGGTCATCGCGGACCGCAAGCTGGTTGTCAAGGTGCATAAGCTGCCGTGCAACCGATGGAAGGATTACCTTGCCTTTCAGAAAGCAACTCTGGTGAACGATGGGGAGCCTTATCTGCGGCTCATCCCGCCCGATCACCTCACGATCAACAAGGAGAGCGCGAAGAGCGCATCCACCACGCCGGCCAAGGATACGACGCCTGCGGCCAAACCCTCGAACCCCTCGGACACGCGACAGCAGCTGGTAGAGATCACCGGTATGCTGCAGCGAAGAGATATTAGTGGAGCCCGCAGCCGCCTCGAAGCTTTACGCAAGAGTTCGCCGGATGCGCCTTACGTCCTGGGTATGCTTGGGATCGTTAAGGCGAGTGACGGGGATCTGGACTCCGGTGCCCGCGATGTCGAAGCAGAGATGAAGGCACATCCCGATGACGACCCCTGGATGGTTCTCGGACTGGCCCAGGAATACAGCAACAAGCAGCGTTACAGCGATGCTGAGGAATTGCTGAACAGGTGCGGCGGTAGCAGCGAACGGGTTCAGCAGATGCGAGTCTATCTGTTCGACAAGCAGGGCGACTACACACATGCGCTCGGAGTTCTGCGCGATCTGCAGGCACGCCAGCCTGAAGACCGCGCGGTGGCCTCGCAAGTGGCAAGCACGCTGTACGAACTGCATCGCAACGAAGAAGCCGCCATGGCCGCGAAGAAGGCGATGGACGGTAGCGATGATCCAGATGTCATCAACAACAACGTCTACGTGCTGTCGGAGACGAAGATCGATCTGCCGTTCGCGGAGACGCAGTCGCGCCGTTCGGTCGATCTGCTGGAAAAGGCGACCGCCTCGCACGTTTTGGAAGAGGCGAATACGAAGGCCTTTGCCGATTCGGCGAACCTGACAGCCTCGTGGGACACGCTGGGCTACATTCTGCTGTTAGAGAGCAAGCCAAAGGAGGCCGAGCCGTACCTGCGCGCAGCATGGTTCTCACAGCAAAACGTAATCGTCGGCAATCACCTGGCGCAGGCCTTCGAGGGTCTGGACCGCAATGCAGATGCGCTATGGATGTACCGGCTTGCGAAGCAAGCGGAGCATGCGGCCGATGCGAAGCAGGACTTTGCCGAAGTGGCTGCGGCCATTACGCGCCTTGAGAA is drawn from Edaphobacter lichenicola and contains these coding sequences:
- a CDS encoding DUF3857 domain-containing protein encodes the protein MLTKAQAPGQFWGAEHFLMQGGVVLEQSLTLAVPEKTYVQVWSPNHKTTPVTRDGMQVWTWTSSQTKASARDENDKMTAAEVKDSDEDADGRKLPSVAWTTFHSWAEVGDWYRSLAEQRLQPTASVRAKADELTKNAKAPQEQAEVLYRFVATQIRYISLSFGVGRFQPHTPDEVLDHGYGDCKDKDTLLESLLRAKGMTTAPVLIGAGIAPVMDVPSPSVFNHAITTVELPDAAGKPERVWLDSTAEVAPFRVLMPVIRDQQALVIPDKAPAAMEKTPANPPYAYHEDFVAEGTLNSDGLLKSHMVLTARSDTELELRSMMQRLSPAQWDDAMQYLSGAMGFSGKVSGTDMRQTDAAAPVKITYDYSREKYAGWENNQSLPLFPTVELTLVNEEKAPEHDIDLGAQRTVEAHSTMALPAGYRAELPDAVHVSREFASYDKTYRFIDGKVIADRKLVVKVHKLPCNRWKDYLAFQKATLVNDGEPYLRLIPPDHLTINKESAKSASTTPAKDTTPAAKPSNPSDTRQQLVEITGMLQRRDISGARSRLEALRKSSPDAPYVLGMLGIVKASDGDLDSGARDVEAEMKAHPDDDPWMVLGLAQEYSNKQRYSDAEELLNRCGGSSERVQQMRVYLFDKQGDYTHALGVLRDLQARQPEDRAVASQVASTLYELHRNEEAAMAAKKAMDGSDDPDVINNNVYVLSETKIDLPFAETQSRRSVDLLEKATASHVLEEANTKAFADSANLTASWDTLGYILLLESKPKEAEPYLRAAWFSQQNVIVGNHLAQAFEGLDRNADALWMYRLAKQAEHAADAKQDFAEVAAAITRLEKAGVKAASGEHFATSMQDFRSYHVENGAGAEGGGTLRLQLNADGIAAAMLVSGDAKLKPLLEEAKSLRLSGAEPAGSSARVLRDAVVYCGKKSSNCDLVFMLNSGIAVEGASE